The following coding sequences are from one Ornithorhynchus anatinus isolate Pmale09 chromosome 11, mOrnAna1.pri.v4, whole genome shotgun sequence window:
- the SRCIN1 gene encoding SRC kinase signaling inhibitor 1 isoform X1: MSEAELPLGFSRMNRFRQSLPLSRSTSQTKLRSPGVLFLQFGEETRRVHITHEVSSMDTLHALIAHMFPQKLSMGLLKSPNTAILIKDEARNVFYELEDVRDIQDRSIIKIYRKEPLYASFPASHISNGDLRREMVYTSRDSSPPRRLNHLASSSPPPGLSSSSPSRSRTSYAGGRPPSYAGSPVHPAERLGGVSPSPSAILERRDVKPDEDLSGKGVMLLKGEGLYADPYGLVHEGRLSIASAQALAGGPGGVGAGPGGVGAGQGVGDPFPYPGALYKRGSVRSLSTYSAAAELEESLYKAGGPLYGDPYGPPGGAFRHPPSSPQKMGDGPPAGPGPHSPYSGSPSRCSPVRQSFRKDSASSVFADSPGAKPPRGSGSSAGVPDLFPGGGDRPLSGFSSPGPAKDAETRERMEAMEKQIASLTGLVQSALLRNSDGETPSEKTEGTDEAVIPSPMSGHGPRGSSGVTPVPAPPPASSGSTPAGQPTAITRLHMQLHLHDLQHNASDLRNQLQQLRKLQLQNQETVRTMLKRTEAELSLRVADSMRKQEDPLQRQRTLVEEERLRYLNEEELITQQLNDLEKSVEKIQRDVLHSHRLIPVPELEEKALLLRQLGETLTELKAHFPGLQSKMRVVLRVEVEAVKFLKEEPHRLDGLLKRCKSVTDALAQARRHVDEGAWPPPHTLLSQSPKKMAAENDFGKSLDFELPTSPPLALHELGGQLEGPHAPKGSNPARGPDTMPAKVTSGPDAPGKRSVDKAVSVEAAERDWEEKRAALTQFSTQDISRLLEETQAELMKAIPDLDFASKHKAGSGGSPSPTPEHKPAKAQHGQKASARVEPSGRRGSDELTVPRYRTEKPSKSPPPPPPRRSFPSTHGLTTTRTGEVVVTSKKDAAFIKKAESEELEVQKPQVRLRRTVSEVARPASTPPIMASAVKDEDDEERIVAELEVFERSSMPSLPPMPRCQLLPASRPLSGPPRVSALGPGWKAVETGGHHASMGILTGSLPRSFVSQAGQASSLPRALCVPQIVLTLCDPVPATPPEEVGVRRCDTLPPRAQNDMEEEGHKVGTPAHLGGSTSLGLLLPAAALLAPPCHLAAPHTPESGNGELPEKEMAGFGATGTEIWAPMEHDARPLGEEGRADPRAWKPGDGEDGDRTSSVQNPGTSLGEDPAMGALEETGAARTGDRSQTIPLEEAEGEPGPFPDQGARSRDPRVTLLPGSGKGRGEVGTWPEGGPPVPVPARQPRSQRLDSLEEMFWELEATLSKMEAGTTAALHPVRSLLHTPTPKTAPPGARTPSLRSEGPASHSPCLQVDAHVSLLLSLCCFWPPLLETLSFQAGWGSLLSGGRCLGS, encoded by the exons ATGTCCGAGGCGGAGCTGCCCCTCGGCTTCAGCAGGATGAACCGATTCCGGCAGAGCCTGCCCCTGTCCCGCTCCACCAGCCAGACCAAGCTCCGCTCTCCAG GGGTGCTGTTCCTGCAGTTCGGGGAGGAGACGCGTCGCGTGCACATCACTCACGAGGTCAGCAGCATGGACACGCTCCACGCCCTCATCGCCCACATGTTCCCCCAGAAGCTCTCCATGGGGCTGCTCAAGTCTCCCAACACGGCCATCCTCATCAAGGACGAGGCGCGCAACGTCTTCTACGAGCTCGAAGATGTCCG AGACATCCAGGACCGAAGCATTATCAAGATCTACAGGAAGGAGCCGCTCTACGCCTCCTTCCCTGCATCCCACATCAGCAACGGGGATCTGCGG AGGGAGATGGTGTACACGTCCCGCGACTCGTCCCCGCCCCGGCGGCTGAACCACCTGGCTTCGAGCTCCCCGCCGCCGGGCCTGTCGTCGTCGTCGCCCTCCCGCTCCCGCACGTCGTACGCGGGCGGGCGACCCCCGTCCTACGCGGGCAGCCCGGTCCACCCCGCGGAGCGGCTGGGaggcgtctcccccagccccagcgccATCCTGGAGCGGCGGGACGTCAAGCCGGACGAGGACCTGAGCGGGAAGGGCGTGATGCTGCTCAAGGGCGAAGGCCTTTACGCCGACCCCTACGGGCTGGTCCACGAGGGTCGCCTGAGCATCGCCTCGGCCCAGGCGCtggccggagggccggggggcgtgggggccgggccggggggcgtggGGGCCGGACAGGGGGTCGGCGACCCCTTCCCCTACCCGGGCGCGTTGTACAAGCGCGGCTCGGTCCGCTCCCTGAGCACCTACTCGGCGGCCGCGGAGCTGGAGGAGTCGCTGTACAAGGCCGGGGGGCCTCTGTACGGTGACCCCTACGGACCCCCCGGCGGGGCCTTCCGACACCCGCCCTCCTCGCCCCAGAAGATGGGCGacgggcccccggccggcccgggcccacACAGCCCCTACTCGGGTTCCCCCAGCCGCTGCTCGCCCGTCCGACAGTCCTTCCGCAAGGACTCGGCCTCCTCCGTCTTCGCGGACAGTCCCGGGGCCAAGCCACCTCGAGGTTCCGGCTCCTCCGCCGGGGTTCCCGACCTCTTTCCCGGGGGTGGCGACCGTCCGCTCTCGGGGTTCAGCTCCCCCGGGCCCGCCAAGGACGCCGAGACCAG GGAACGGATGGAGGCCATGGAGAAGCAGATTGCCAGCCTGACCGGGCTAGTCCAGAGCGCTCTGCTCCGTAACTCCGACGGCGAGACCCCCAG TGAGAAGACAGAAGGCACTGATGAAGCTGTGATACCTTCCCCCA TGTCCGGGCACGGGCCCCGCGGCAGCAGTGGGGTCACCCCGGTGCCCGCACCCCCGCCCGCCTCTTCGGGCAGCACCCCGGCCGGCCAGCCCACTGCCATCACCCGCCTCCACATGCAGCTGCACCTCCACGACCTACAGCACAACGCCAGCGACCTCCGCAACCAGCTGCAGCAGCTGCGCAAACTccag CTGCAGAACCAGGAGACGGTGAGGACGATGCTGAAGAGGACCGAGGCGGAGCTGAGCCTGCGGGTGGCCGATTCCATGCGCAAGCAGGAGGACCCGCTGCAGCGCCAACGCACGCTTGTGGAGGAGGAACGGCTCCGTTACCTCAACGAGGAGGAGCTCATCACGCAGCAGCTCAA TGACCTGGAGAAATCCGTGGAGAAGATCCAGCGGGATGTCCTCCACAGCCACCGCCTCATCCCGGTGCCCGAGCTGGAGGAGAAGGCCCTGCTGCTGCGGCAGCTGGGGGAGACGCTCACCGAGCTCAAGG CGCACTTCCCCGGCCTGCAGAGTAAGATGCGGGTGGTCCTGCGGGTGGAGGTGGAAGCCGTCAAGTTCCTGAAGGAGGAGCCGCACCGCCTGGACGGGCTGCTCAAACGCTGCAAGAGTGTGACCGATGCCCTGGCCCAGGCCCGCag GCACGTGGATGAGGGGGCGTGGCCACCCCCCCACACCTTGCTTAGTCAGTCCCCCAAGAAGATGGCAGCCGAGAACGACTTcggcaagagcctggacttcgagTTGCCCACCAGCCCCCCACTGGCCCTTCATGAGCTGGGTGGGCAACTGGAAGGCCCACATGCCCCAAAAGGAAGCAACCCCGCCCGGGGCCCCGATACCATGCCAGCGAAGGTGACCAGTGGCCCGGACGCTCCTGGCAAGAGGAGCGTGGACAAGGCCGTGTCCGTGGAG GCAGCGGAGCGTGACTGGGAGGAGAAGCGGGCGGCCCTGACGCAGTTCAGCACTCAGGACATCAGCCGCCTGCTGGAGGAGACGCAGGCCGAGCTCATGAAGGCCATTCCCGACTTGGACTTCGCCAGCAAGCACAAGGCGGGCAGTGGGGGCAGCCCTTCCCCCACGCCCGAACACAAGCCCGCCAAAGCCCAGCACGGGCAGAAGGCCAGCGCCCGCGTGGAGCCCAGCGGCCGGCGGGGCTCAG ACGAGCTGACGGTGCCCAGGTACCGGACGGAAAAGCCTTCCAagtcgccgcccccaccccctccacgccGGAGTTTCCCCTCCACCCATGGGCTCACCACCACCCGCACCGGCGAAGTCGTCGTCACCAGCAAGAAGGATGCAGCATTTATCAAG AAGgcggagtcggaggagctggagGTGCAGAAGCCTCAGGTGAGGCTGCGCCGGACGGTGTCCGAGGTGGCCCGCCCGGCCTCCACGCCCCCCATCATGGCCTCCGCCGTCAAagacgaggacgacgaggagcgGATCGTCGCCGAGCTGGAG gtgTTTGAGAGAAGCTCCATGCCCTCCCTACCCCCCATGCCCCGCTGCCAACTGCTCCCGGCCTCCAGGCCCCTCTCGGGGCCCCCCAGGGTCTCGGCCCTGGGTCCCGGATGGAAG GCAGTGGAGACTGGTGGGCATCATGCCAGCATGGGCATCCTCACCGGGAGCCTTCCACGAAgctttgtctcccaggccggcCAG GCGTCTTCCCTCCCCAGAGCCTTATGTGTCCCCCAGATCGTTCTCACTCTGTGTGACCCCGTCCCCGCGACGCCCCCAGAAGAGGTGGGCGTGAGAAGATGCGACACCCTGCCCCCGCGGGCACAGAATGACATGGAGGAAGAGGGTCATAAGGTGGGGACTCCAGCCCATCTGGGGGGCAGCACGTCGCTCGGCCTACTCTTGCCAGCTGCAGCACTGTTGGCCCCGCCGTGCCATCTGGCGGCCCCTCACACCCCCGAATCTGGAAACGGCGAGCTGCCAGAAAAGGAGATGGCAGGATTCGGGGCTACTGGCACTGAGATCTGGGCACCGATGGAGCATGACGCCCGGCCGCtcggagaagagggaagggccgATCCTCGTGCCTGGAAGCccggagatggggaagatggggacCGGACCTCCAGCGTCCAGAACCCGGGCACCTCCCTGGGTGAGGACCCCGCCATGGGGGCCCTGGAAGAGACCGGGGCTGCCCGGACAGGAGACCGAAGTCAAACGATCCCCTTGGAGGAGGCCGAAGGGGAGCCTGGACCCTTTCCAGACCAAGGTGCCCgctcccgggacccccgggtcaccctgctgcctggctcaGGCAAGGGCAGGGGCGAAGTGGGGACGTGGCCTGAAGGTGGTCCCCCTGTGCCGGTCCCGGCCAGACAGCCTCGTAGCCAGCGCCTGGACAGTCTGGAGGAGATGTTCTGGGAACTGGAAGCCACGCTGAGCAAAATGGAGGCCGGGACCACCGCTGCCCTCCACCCCGTCCGCTCGTTGCTGCACACCCCGACCCCGAAGACGGCACCGCCAGGGGCCCGGACCCCTTCGCTGCGTTCCGAGGGGCCCGCATCCCACTCGCCCTGCCTGCAGGTGGATGCCCATGTGTCTCTTCTCCTTTCACTGTGCTGTTTTTGGCCTCCTCTTCTGGAAACCCTCTCCTTCCAAGCCGGCTGGGGTTCCCTGCTGTCGGGGGGCAGGTGTCTGGGAAGCTAG